One genomic segment of Arthrobacter sp. JZ12 includes these proteins:
- a CDS encoding cupin domain-containing protein encodes MDINDNGPNPNAFDIESATTENSAYRRVAWTGKHLQVTLMSIEPGGAIGLEVHHGTDQFLRIDAGKGRVKMGPSKDDLSYQQDVEDGWSIQVPAGTWHDVENTGDEPLRLYTIYAPTHHAQGIVQQTPEDAERDEEQGKDEPPSWVEEVDTKGEESA; translated from the coding sequence ATGGACATCAACGACAACGGACCGAACCCGAACGCGTTCGACATCGAGAGCGCCACAACCGAAAACTCCGCCTACCGCCGTGTGGCCTGGACGGGCAAGCACCTGCAGGTGACGCTGATGTCGATCGAGCCGGGTGGGGCGATCGGCCTCGAAGTGCACCACGGCACGGACCAGTTCCTGCGCATTGACGCCGGTAAGGGCCGCGTGAAGATGGGCCCCTCGAAGGACGACCTCTCCTACCAGCAGGACGTCGAGGACGGCTGGAGCATCCAGGTACCGGCCGGCACCTGGCACGACGTCGAGAACACCGGCGACGAGCCGCTCCGCCTCTACACCATCTACGCGCCCACGCATCATGCCCAGGGCATCGTGCAGCAGACGCCGGAAGATGCGGAGCGGGACGAGGAGCAGGGCAAGGACGAGCCGCCGTCGTGGGTTGAGGAAGTGGACACCAAGGGCGAAGAGAGCGCCTAG
- a CDS encoding TetR/AcrR family transcriptional regulator, whose product MSFDGQPPAKMRLLRAAAELLANSAGAPVSTRQITQLAGVSAPTLYHHFGDKEGLFDAVVSAGFEEYVAGERDFAPSGQPLEDIRRMWDNHVRFGLNQPELYLVMFGNIRPESRPSIVADAEALMEEMLNKAAAAGQLSVQPREAARSILAANVGVTLMLIAEAAADRNLELSTMTRDAMIFAVSSEKAEPNEQQSAGKSSVVVAAIALNAALQASHSDQLSSSELKLFLEWLHRISTSPTG is encoded by the coding sequence GTGAGTTTCGATGGCCAGCCACCGGCAAAGATGAGGTTGCTTCGAGCAGCCGCTGAATTGCTGGCCAACTCTGCCGGAGCACCGGTCTCCACCCGCCAGATTACCCAGCTGGCAGGTGTTAGCGCCCCTACCCTTTATCACCACTTCGGTGACAAGGAGGGCCTGTTTGACGCGGTGGTTTCAGCAGGTTTCGAGGAGTACGTGGCGGGAGAGCGGGATTTCGCTCCTTCCGGGCAGCCGCTGGAGGATATTCGGCGGATGTGGGACAACCACGTCCGATTCGGGCTTAACCAACCGGAGCTCTATCTGGTGATGTTCGGCAATATCCGCCCGGAAAGCCGCCCCAGCATTGTTGCCGATGCCGAGGCGCTCATGGAGGAGATGCTGAACAAGGCCGCTGCCGCCGGGCAGCTGAGTGTTCAACCGCGCGAGGCTGCCAGGAGCATCCTGGCGGCGAACGTCGGCGTCACGCTCATGCTGATCGCGGAAGCTGCAGCAGACCGGAACCTCGAGCTATCCACGATGACCAGGGACGCCATGATTTTTGCGGTGTCCTCTGAGAAGGCGGAGCCGAATGAGCAGCAATCCGCCGGCAAGTCATCGGTTGTAGTGGCCGCCATTGCGTTGAACGCAGCGCTCCAGGCGTCCCATTCCGACCAGCTCTCCAGCTCCGAGCTCAAGCTGTTCCTCGAATGGCTTCACCGGATCTCAACCAGTCCCACCGGGTAA
- a CDS encoding adenylosuccinate synthase, translated as MPAIVIVGAQWGDEGKGKATDLLGGRVDYVVKPNGGNNAGHTVVVGGEKYELKLLPAGILSPNAIPIIGNGCVINLEALFQEIDGLEARGADTSKLRVSANAHLVAPYHQVLDKVTERFLGKRAIGTTGRGIGPSYMDKVARVGIRVQDVFDESILRQKVEGSLKQKNELLVKVYNRRAIEVDEIVQYFLSYAERLRPLVIDSTYVLNEALDAGKVVLMEGGQATFLDVDHGTYPFVTSSNPTAGGASVGSGIGPTRISRAVGIIKAYTTRVGAGPFPTELFDEMGIYLQKTGGEFGVNTGRPRRCGWYDAVLARHAARVNGFTDYFVTKLDVLTGIERIPVCVAYDVDGVRHDEMPMTQTEFHHAKPIFEYFDGWTEDITGARTIEDLPENAQTYVRALEKMSGTRFSAIGVGPDRDQTIVVNDLIGA; from the coding sequence ATGCCAGCAATTGTGATTGTCGGAGCCCAGTGGGGCGATGAAGGCAAAGGCAAGGCCACCGACCTGCTTGGTGGTCGCGTGGACTATGTCGTGAAGCCGAACGGCGGCAACAACGCCGGGCACACCGTCGTCGTCGGCGGTGAGAAGTACGAGCTCAAGCTCCTTCCCGCCGGCATCCTGAGCCCCAACGCCATTCCCATCATCGGCAACGGGTGCGTCATCAACCTGGAGGCCCTGTTCCAGGAGATCGACGGGCTGGAAGCCCGCGGCGCCGACACCTCTAAGCTGCGCGTCTCCGCCAACGCACACCTGGTGGCCCCCTACCACCAGGTCCTGGACAAGGTGACCGAGCGCTTCCTCGGCAAGCGTGCGATCGGAACCACCGGCCGCGGCATCGGCCCCTCCTACATGGACAAGGTTGCCCGCGTGGGCATCCGCGTGCAGGACGTCTTCGACGAATCGATCCTCCGCCAGAAGGTCGAGGGGTCCCTGAAGCAGAAGAATGAACTGCTGGTGAAGGTGTACAACCGCCGCGCCATCGAGGTGGACGAGATCGTTCAGTACTTCCTCTCCTACGCCGAGCGGCTGCGTCCGCTGGTCATCGACTCCACCTACGTGCTCAACGAGGCGCTCGACGCCGGCAAGGTGGTCCTCATGGAGGGCGGCCAGGCCACGTTCCTCGACGTTGACCACGGCACCTATCCGTTCGTGACGTCGTCGAACCCCACCGCGGGAGGCGCTTCAGTGGGCTCCGGCATCGGACCCACCCGCATCAGCCGCGCCGTCGGCATCATCAAGGCCTACACCACCCGCGTAGGCGCAGGCCCGTTCCCCACGGAGCTCTTCGACGAGATGGGCATCTACCTGCAGAAGACCGGCGGTGAGTTCGGCGTGAACACCGGCCGCCCCCGCCGCTGCGGCTGGTACGACGCCGTGCTGGCGCGCCACGCTGCCCGTGTGAACGGCTTCACCGACTACTTCGTGACCAAGCTGGACGTGCTGACGGGCATCGAGCGGATCCCGGTCTGCGTCGCGTACGACGTCGACGGCGTCCGTCACGACGAGATGCCCATGACGCAGACCGAGTTCCACCACGCCAAGCCGATCTTCGAGTACTTCGACGGCTGGACCGAGGACATCACCGGAGCACGCACCATCGAGGACCTGCCCGAGAATGCCCAGACCTACGTGCGCGCCCTCGAGAAGATGTCCGGTACGCGGTTCTCCGCCATCGGCGTGGGACCCGATCGGGACCAGACCATCGTGGTGAACGACCTGATCGGCGCCTGA
- a CDS encoding M14 family zinc carboxypeptidase gives MSLTRKRNKILGTLGAGAMLCTLLVAAPVSAAPNQATTPGQGTCKLSDDPQFTGWTSYSELGSALQRIEDNSNGRVQVDVAGQTELGRNLYTARVGTGDRVLLVQSAVHGNEKTGTEALLGILKKLGSSNDPAVKQTLENVTLVAMPMANPDGGELNRRTNVISWEEVERRHPQLEGSQRAWYHRLSSEGIDLPGFDLNRDFNADLDYVPQPGDLPGDPKDAGFYLSPESQAIRDLYVKLRDEFGQVDAVVDLHHMGPCDQQTGGEQDGKHISVALDYPPLGINDGASYKEDWPLLDQDKSRRYALAVANGIKDSYGSQSPLAAVGRYFHPEEREYAGQGRSAFALNGSATVLFEVRGQSDDFGQKMKGMLVQTVQTGIESLIDSMATGEVDTLEGDDFFDYPDYGWDETRD, from the coding sequence ATGAGCCTCACTCGCAAACGCAACAAAATATTAGGGACGCTCGGAGCGGGCGCCATGCTCTGCACCCTGCTTGTCGCAGCGCCGGTCAGCGCTGCTCCCAATCAGGCGACAACTCCTGGACAGGGAACCTGCAAACTCTCCGATGACCCGCAATTCACCGGCTGGACCAGCTACTCAGAGCTGGGATCAGCACTGCAGCGAATAGAAGACAACAGCAACGGGCGGGTGCAGGTTGATGTGGCCGGCCAAACGGAGCTCGGCCGGAATCTCTACACCGCACGGGTCGGCACCGGCGATCGTGTGCTGCTGGTTCAAAGCGCTGTCCACGGGAACGAAAAAACGGGGACGGAGGCCCTGCTGGGGATCCTGAAGAAGCTCGGATCGAGTAACGACCCGGCCGTCAAGCAGACACTCGAGAACGTCACGCTGGTTGCCATGCCGATGGCGAACCCTGACGGCGGTGAGCTGAACCGACGGACGAACGTCATCTCCTGGGAAGAGGTTGAACGACGACACCCACAGTTGGAGGGCTCGCAACGTGCGTGGTACCACCGTCTGAGCAGCGAAGGGATCGACCTGCCGGGCTTCGATCTTAACCGCGACTTCAATGCCGACCTGGATTACGTCCCCCAGCCGGGCGATCTGCCGGGAGATCCGAAGGATGCCGGCTTCTACCTTTCCCCGGAATCACAGGCCATCAGGGATCTGTACGTGAAGCTCCGAGACGAATTCGGTCAGGTCGACGCCGTTGTGGACCTGCACCACATGGGCCCGTGCGATCAGCAAACCGGCGGTGAGCAGGACGGCAAACACATATCTGTGGCACTGGACTACCCGCCTCTCGGCATTAATGACGGAGCTTCCTACAAGGAAGATTGGCCGCTACTGGATCAGGACAAGTCCCGACGTTACGCGCTGGCAGTCGCGAACGGCATCAAGGACAGCTATGGCTCGCAGTCCCCTCTGGCCGCCGTTGGCCGCTACTTCCACCCGGAGGAACGCGAGTACGCGGGCCAGGGCCGTTCAGCGTTCGCTCTCAACGGCTCGGCAACCGTGCTGTTCGAAGTCCGGGGGCAATCAGATGACTTCGGCCAGAAGATGAAGGGCATGCTTGTACAGACCGTGCAAACCGGCATCGAATCCCTCATCGATTCCATGGCAACCGGCGAGGTGGACACACTGGAAGGAGACGACTTCTTCGACTACCCGGACTACGGCTGGGATGAGACCCGGGACTGA
- a CDS encoding SurA N-terminal domain-containing protein, whose product MNKKWLLTAALAASLAFATGCATDNQDGSGGAEASSSASAAAEAPTPDLEGIPDVVAVVNGQEIAKDEFVTSYEATFSQMSMQAQVTGQEVDQEQLKTQTLDNLIGNKLLLQEADKRGIEAGEEAIAAAKDQLIQANQFSTEEELFAALEERGIPKEEADEQIRQQVRLDALLAEEGADEAPAEEQLKAAYEQAKTQGGSAEGAEVPTYEEMKPQLEQQAKQQKKSEVAVALVEKLREAGDVESKL is encoded by the coding sequence GTGAACAAGAAGTGGCTGCTGACCGCCGCCCTGGCCGCGTCGCTCGCCTTTGCGACCGGATGCGCAACCGATAACCAGGATGGAAGCGGCGGTGCCGAAGCCAGCAGCAGTGCGAGCGCTGCCGCAGAAGCCCCAACGCCGGACCTCGAGGGTATCCCCGACGTGGTCGCCGTGGTGAACGGCCAGGAGATCGCCAAGGATGAGTTCGTCACCTCCTATGAGGCGACCTTCAGCCAGATGTCCATGCAGGCGCAGGTCACCGGGCAGGAAGTGGACCAGGAGCAGCTGAAGACGCAGACGCTCGACAACCTGATCGGCAACAAGCTCCTCCTGCAGGAAGCTGACAAACGGGGCATCGAAGCCGGCGAGGAAGCCATTGCTGCCGCGAAGGATCAGCTTATCCAGGCCAACCAGTTTTCCACCGAGGAGGAGCTGTTTGCGGCCCTTGAGGAGCGCGGCATCCCGAAGGAGGAGGCTGACGAGCAGATCCGTCAGCAGGTACGCCTCGATGCCCTGCTCGCCGAAGAGGGCGCCGATGAAGCACCCGCCGAGGAGCAGCTCAAGGCCGCCTACGAACAGGCCAAGACGCAGGGCGGCTCAGCGGAGGGCGCGGAAGTTCCCACCTATGAAGAGATGAAGCCGCAGCTGGAACAGCAGGCAAAGCAGCAGAAGAAGTCGGAGGTCGCGGTCGCCCTGGTTGAGAAGCTGAGGGAAGCCGGCGACGTCGAAAGCAAGCTCTAG
- a CDS encoding DUF72 domain-containing protein — MSDSSPRARIGISGWRYAPWRKSFYPAGLPQRLELEYAASRLDTIEINGTFYSLQHRDSFVRWRETVPADFRFSVKGPRYITHMLGLRNAETALANFFASGVLALGPTLGPVLWQLPATRRFDADLVDAFCAQLPRTTTAAASIATGHDERLKDRDWVTTDADRPLRHVLEPRHESFGSPECLDVLRRHGVGLVVADSAGKWPQFREVTGDVVYVRLHGSTELYTSGYTEAELDEWAELCRGWLSGSSCPDVRGRDVYVYFDNDVKVHAPFNAIGLAERLR, encoded by the coding sequence ATGTCGGATTCCTCGCCGCGGGCACGCATCGGCATCTCCGGATGGCGGTATGCGCCCTGGCGCAAGTCCTTCTACCCCGCCGGACTTCCGCAGCGGCTTGAGCTCGAATATGCAGCTTCCCGCCTCGATACGATCGAGATCAACGGCACCTTCTACTCCCTCCAGCACCGCGACAGCTTCGTCCGCTGGCGCGAAACCGTGCCTGCGGACTTCCGGTTCTCCGTGAAGGGCCCCCGCTACATCACGCACATGCTTGGATTGCGCAACGCTGAAACTGCTCTCGCCAACTTTTTCGCGTCGGGTGTCCTCGCGTTGGGTCCCACCCTCGGTCCCGTCCTCTGGCAGCTTCCTGCCACCCGCCGCTTCGACGCGGATCTCGTGGACGCCTTCTGCGCGCAACTGCCGCGAACGACGACTGCGGCCGCCTCCATCGCTACCGGCCACGACGAGCGGCTCAAGGACCGCGACTGGGTGACGACGGACGCAGACCGCCCCCTCCGCCATGTCCTCGAGCCCCGGCACGAGAGTTTTGGCAGCCCGGAGTGCCTCGACGTTCTCCGACGGCACGGCGTGGGACTGGTGGTGGCCGATTCGGCAGGAAAGTGGCCGCAGTTCCGCGAGGTGACCGGCGACGTCGTCTATGTGAGGCTTCACGGCAGCACGGAGCTGTACACCAGTGGTTACACCGAAGCGGAACTGGATGAGTGGGCGGAGCTGTGCCGCGGCTGGCTGTCAGGCTCCTCCTGCCCAGACGTCCGAGGTCGGGACGTGTACGTGTACTTCGACAATGATGTGAAGGTGCATGCGCCGTTCAATGCGATCGGCCTGGCTGAGAGGCTTCGGTGA
- a CDS encoding alanine racemase, translating to MTTTAPALSADLRLSSLPQLLLDVEAIEANIALKEAWAAEHSMVLAPHIKTTMTREIVQRQLPGAWGVTVATAAQASLAVGWGARRVLVANEIVFPPSVAQLRALLEGHPGLELFCLVDSAAGVKVLAEGFEGADRALNVLVDIGVAGGRTGVRDADQAGTLAREIRAAGSLRLVGVSAYEGIAPNSRTPENLEAIDAHCSTARDVFELLRGTFGTDEPLFSVGGSAFQDRAALRLPDGAINVLRSGCYVIHDHGTYADVSPLPGLRPAAVVRAVVVSVPEEGRAVLGAGKRELAYDAGLPTLVAHHRDGTTLAGPAGVVVRLFDHHTVVEGDNALRVGDLVDLGISHPCSVFDRWRTALAVSGNRTEVWHPQF from the coding sequence ATGACGACGACGGCGCCCGCACTCAGTGCGGACCTTCGCCTGTCCAGCCTGCCCCAGCTGTTGCTGGATGTCGAAGCCATCGAGGCGAACATTGCGTTGAAGGAGGCCTGGGCGGCCGAACACTCCATGGTCCTTGCACCCCACATCAAGACAACGATGACGCGGGAGATCGTCCAGCGGCAACTGCCGGGGGCATGGGGCGTTACCGTTGCGACGGCGGCGCAGGCTTCGCTCGCCGTCGGCTGGGGCGCGCGGCGGGTCCTCGTGGCCAACGAGATTGTGTTTCCGCCGTCGGTTGCGCAGCTGCGTGCCCTGTTGGAGGGCCACCCCGGACTCGAGCTCTTCTGCCTGGTTGATTCTGCCGCCGGGGTTAAAGTGCTCGCTGAGGGGTTCGAGGGTGCCGACAGGGCGTTGAATGTCCTCGTGGACATCGGGGTGGCCGGTGGTCGGACCGGGGTGCGGGATGCAGACCAAGCGGGAACCTTGGCTCGTGAGATTCGAGCGGCGGGGAGCCTCCGCCTGGTCGGAGTGAGCGCCTACGAGGGCATCGCCCCGAACAGCCGCACGCCGGAGAACCTCGAAGCAATCGATGCCCACTGCAGCACCGCCCGTGACGTCTTCGAACTGCTACGCGGAACGTTCGGGACCGATGAGCCACTCTTCTCCGTCGGCGGCTCCGCGTTCCAGGATCGCGCCGCGCTCCGCTTGCCCGATGGCGCGATCAACGTCCTCCGTTCCGGATGCTATGTCATCCACGACCACGGCACCTACGCCGATGTCTCCCCGCTGCCCGGCCTCCGGCCTGCCGCGGTGGTGCGCGCCGTCGTCGTCTCCGTGCCGGAAGAGGGGCGGGCCGTCCTAGGCGCCGGCAAGCGGGAGCTGGCGTACGACGCCGGCCTGCCCACCCTGGTGGCACACCACCGCGATGGAACGACGCTGGCCGGGCCGGCCGGCGTCGTCGTGCGTCTGTTTGACCATCACACCGTGGTGGAGGGAGACAACGCGCTGCGGGTTGGTGACCTCGTTGATCTGGGCATTTCGCACCCCTGTTCGGTCTTCGACCGCTGGCGGACAGCGCTTGCGGTCAGCGGCAACCGCACCGAGGTCTGGCACCCGCAGTTCTGA
- a CDS encoding carbon-nitrogen hydrolase family protein → MKISVGQFRPGGDVAANIATMRELARQAKADGAGLVVFPEESMFSIGKVEGPLAAAVDAGWSTFVQQLSFLAAELDIAVVAGGYESSGEDRPYNTLVLIDATGRIVDTYRKLHLYDAFSYQESGQIKPGNGGITVVPVGDLTVGLMTCYDLRFPELARALADHGADVVLVPSAWFKGDHKIEHWETLLRARAIENTVWIAAAGTSSSHTIGHSVILDPMGVPHAFLNDEEQGLVTAEVNRKRIEEVREFLPVLRNRRFAPNEEIVESH, encoded by the coding sequence ATGAAGATCAGTGTGGGACAATTCCGGCCGGGCGGCGACGTAGCCGCCAACATCGCGACCATGCGGGAGTTGGCACGGCAGGCAAAAGCTGACGGAGCCGGGTTGGTGGTCTTTCCCGAGGAGTCGATGTTTTCGATCGGCAAGGTGGAGGGTCCGCTAGCGGCAGCGGTCGACGCCGGCTGGTCCACCTTTGTCCAGCAACTGTCCTTCCTTGCCGCGGAACTGGACATCGCTGTGGTTGCGGGAGGCTATGAGTCCAGCGGAGAGGACCGGCCCTACAACACGTTGGTGCTGATCGACGCGACGGGCCGGATCGTGGATACCTACCGCAAACTCCACCTGTATGACGCCTTCAGCTACCAGGAGTCCGGGCAGATCAAGCCGGGCAACGGCGGCATCACAGTTGTTCCCGTAGGTGACCTGACCGTTGGGCTGATGACCTGCTACGACCTCCGTTTCCCGGAACTGGCGCGGGCGCTGGCAGATCACGGAGCCGACGTCGTGCTGGTGCCGTCGGCCTGGTTCAAGGGCGACCACAAGATTGAGCACTGGGAGACACTGCTGCGTGCACGGGCGATCGAGAACACCGTATGGATCGCGGCGGCAGGTACGTCGTCGAGCCACACCATCGGGCACTCGGTGATCCTGGACCCCATGGGTGTGCCGCACGCGTTCCTCAATGATGAGGAGCAGGGACTGGTCACTGCGGAGGTGAACCGGAAGCGGATCGAGGAGGTCCGTGAGTTCCTGCCCGTGCTGCGGAACCGGCGGTTCGCGCCCAACGAGGAGATCGTCGAGTCGCACTAG
- a CDS encoding PTS mannitol transporter subunit IICBA, translating to MATETAAKPRGSMRVGVQRFGTFLSGMIMPNIGAFIAWGLITALFIEAGWLPVPELGGFGTDAEGNPNTGLVGPMITYLLPLLIAYTGGRMVYDVRGGVVGAIGTMGVIVGAGIPMFIGAMIMGPLGGWTMKKIDSIWDGKIKPGFEMLVNNFSAGIWGAALALIGFYGISPLVEAFSTAAGNVVQFLVNNGLLPLTSIFIEPAKVLFLNNAINHGVLTPLGVQQSLEEGKSILFLLEANPGPGLGILLAYMFFGRGAAKASAPGAAIIHFLGGIHEIYFPYVLMRPLLILAAIAGGMTGIATLAITGSGLVAPAAPGSIIAVLAQTARDSYFGVVLSVLLAAAVSFLVASVILKTAKRKDDDGDDLAAATSRMESMKGKKSSVSSALAGSGNVAVLAGPVKNIVFACDAGMGSSAMGASVLRNKIKDAGFPEVKVTNASIANLRDDYDIVVTHQDLTERARPATASATHVSVDNFMNSPRYDEIVELVRESNSGSSGVAGVAGAAGADAGTGPDADAGSFGGAHASTAHAAGAAGTEAAASASGPQTTGAAEGEASTSDVLVAESVVLDGSAGSRDAAIDEAGRLLKARGAVDDEYIRAMHEREQSVSTYMGSFLAIPHGTNAAKDHIRKSAVSFIRYPQGIDWNGKQVKFVVGVAGVNNEHLHILSSIAKVFTDKSKVAELEAATSVDEVLAIFRKVNA from the coding sequence ATGGCAACTGAGACAGCTGCAAAACCCCGAGGCAGCATGAGGGTCGGTGTCCAGAGATTCGGTACATTCCTCTCCGGAATGATCATGCCGAACATCGGCGCGTTCATTGCCTGGGGCCTCATCACCGCCCTGTTCATCGAGGCGGGCTGGCTGCCCGTCCCCGAACTGGGCGGTTTCGGCACGGACGCGGAAGGCAATCCGAACACCGGCCTGGTCGGGCCAATGATCACTTACCTCCTGCCGCTCCTGATCGCCTACACCGGTGGACGGATGGTCTACGACGTTCGCGGTGGCGTGGTGGGCGCCATCGGCACCATGGGCGTCATTGTGGGCGCAGGCATTCCGATGTTCATCGGCGCCATGATCATGGGCCCCCTCGGCGGCTGGACCATGAAGAAGATCGACTCGATCTGGGACGGCAAGATCAAGCCCGGCTTCGAGATGCTCGTCAACAACTTCTCCGCCGGCATCTGGGGTGCAGCGCTCGCGCTGATTGGTTTCTACGGCATCTCGCCCCTGGTCGAAGCCTTCAGCACGGCCGCCGGCAACGTGGTGCAGTTCCTGGTCAACAACGGCCTCCTGCCGCTGACCAGCATCTTCATTGAGCCGGCCAAGGTGCTCTTCCTCAATAACGCCATCAACCATGGCGTCCTGACGCCGCTGGGCGTCCAGCAGTCGCTGGAGGAGGGCAAGTCCATCCTGTTCCTGCTCGAGGCCAACCCCGGTCCGGGCCTCGGCATCCTGCTGGCCTACATGTTCTTCGGACGCGGCGCGGCCAAGGCATCTGCTCCGGGTGCCGCGATCATCCACTTCCTCGGCGGTATCCACGAGATCTACTTCCCCTACGTGCTGATGCGTCCGCTCCTCATCCTCGCGGCGATCGCCGGCGGCATGACCGGCATCGCCACGCTGGCCATCACCGGCTCCGGCCTGGTTGCTCCCGCAGCGCCCGGCTCGATCATCGCCGTACTGGCCCAGACCGCCCGTGACAGCTACTTCGGCGTGGTCCTGTCGGTCCTCCTCGCGGCGGCGGTCTCCTTCCTGGTCGCCTCGGTGATCCTCAAGACAGCAAAGCGAAAGGACGACGACGGCGACGACCTCGCCGCTGCCACCTCCCGCATGGAGTCCATGAAGGGGAAGAAGAGCTCCGTGTCCTCGGCTCTGGCAGGATCCGGCAACGTTGCTGTGCTGGCCGGCCCGGTCAAGAACATCGTGTTCGCCTGTGATGCCGGCATGGGCTCAAGCGCCATGGGAGCCTCGGTACTGCGCAACAAGATCAAGGACGCCGGCTTCCCTGAAGTGAAGGTTACGAACGCTTCGATTGCCAACCTCCGCGACGACTACGACATTGTGGTCACGCACCAGGACCTGACCGAGCGGGCGCGGCCCGCCACAGCCAGTGCTACACATGTTTCGGTGGACAACTTCATGAACAGCCCCCGGTACGACGAGATCGTGGAGCTGGTGCGCGAGAGTAACAGCGGCTCGTCCGGTGTAGCTGGTGTAGCTGGTGCAGCTGGTGCAGACGCCGGCACCGGCCCTGACGCCGACGCCGGATCCTTCGGGGGTGCCCACGCTTCCACGGCCCACGCTGCAGGTGCTGCAGGTACCGAAGCCGCCGCTTCAGCTTCCGGCCCACAGACTACGGGGGCCGCGGAGGGCGAGGCATCGACGTCGGACGTGCTGGTGGCTGAGAGCGTAGTGCTGGACGGAAGTGCAGGTTCGCGTGACGCAGCCATCGACGAAGCGGGCCGGCTCCTGAAGGCGCGCGGCGCCGTCGACGACGAGTACATCCGGGCCATGCACGAGCGCGAGCAGTCGGTGTCCACCTACATGGGCAGCTTCCTGGCCATTCCGCACGGAACCAATGCGGCAAAGGATCACATCCGCAAGTCGGCAGTGTCCTTCATCCGTTACCCGCAGGGAATCGACTGGAACGGCAAGCAGGTCAAGTTCGTGGTGGGCGTAGCCGGCGTGAACAACGAGCACCTGCACATCCTGTCCTCCATTGCCAAGGTGTTCACCGACAAGTCGAAGGTGGCCGAGCTTGAGGCGGCAACCTCGGTCGATGAAGTCCTCGCAATCTTCAGGAAGGTCAACGCATAG
- a CDS encoding mannitol-1-phosphate 5-dehydrogenase has translation MKAVHFGAGNIGRGFVGLLLHQAGYEVVFADVADELISQLAAADSYRVHEVGEEPAVHTVDNFRAINSKTDEEQLVGEIATAQIVTTAVGPHILKFVAPVIARGLAARSDDLEPLQVMACENAINATDILRESVEAFWDGSAGQLGNRAVFANTAVDRIVPNQEPGQGLDVTVETFHEWVIDRTPFGAAAPEIPGAMFVDRLGPYIERKLFTVNTGHASAAYFGYQAGLEKISDAMGNPEVAADVRAVLRETRDLLVEKHGFDVAEQDAYVQKILGRFTNPHLPDTVNRVGRAPLRKLSRNERFIGPAAELAERGRTPEALLKAMAATLRFDDPADGEAVELQQLLESTGAAELTERVTGLAAGHPLFESVRGLVEERQASVRA, from the coding sequence GTGAAGGCGGTCCACTTCGGGGCAGGGAACATCGGACGCGGCTTTGTTGGGCTGCTCCTCCACCAGGCGGGTTACGAGGTGGTGTTCGCGGACGTCGCCGATGAGCTGATTTCTCAGCTTGCGGCCGCGGACAGCTACCGGGTCCACGAGGTAGGGGAGGAGCCTGCCGTCCATACGGTCGACAACTTCCGGGCAATCAACTCGAAGACGGACGAGGAACAGCTGGTCGGTGAGATCGCTACGGCGCAGATCGTCACCACCGCTGTCGGCCCGCACATCCTGAAGTTCGTTGCGCCGGTCATCGCCAGGGGTCTTGCAGCCCGCTCCGATGATCTGGAACCCCTGCAGGTCATGGCATGCGAGAACGCCATCAATGCAACCGATATTCTTCGGGAATCGGTGGAGGCGTTCTGGGACGGGTCCGCGGGGCAACTGGGGAACCGCGCGGTCTTCGCCAATACCGCGGTGGACCGGATTGTCCCCAACCAGGAACCCGGCCAGGGGCTGGATGTGACGGTTGAGACTTTCCACGAGTGGGTCATCGACCGCACGCCCTTCGGTGCCGCGGCACCGGAGATTCCCGGAGCCATGTTCGTGGACCGGTTGGGGCCGTACATCGAGCGGAAGCTGTTCACCGTGAACACCGGACATGCCTCCGCTGCCTACTTCGGCTACCAGGCGGGGTTGGAAAAGATCTCCGATGCCATGGGCAACCCCGAGGTCGCCGCCGACGTTCGCGCGGTGCTGCGGGAAACGCGGGACCTGCTGGTCGAGAAGCATGGCTTCGACGTCGCTGAGCAGGACGCCTACGTGCAGAAGATCCTCGGACGGTTCACCAACCCGCACCTGCCGGACACCGTGAACCGGGTGGGACGCGCTCCGTTGCGCAAGCTCAGCCGAAACGAACGGTTCATCGGCCCCGCTGCCGAGCTTGCCGAGCGCGGCAGGACGCCGGAGGCGTTGCTGAAAGCGATGGCCGCTACCCTTCGGTTCGATGATCCGGCGGACGGGGAAGCGGTGGAGCTTCAACAGCTCCTGGAGTCTACTGGCGCCGCGGAGCTGACGGAGCGGGTCACCGGGCTTGCCGCCGGCCACCCGCTCTTCGAGTCCGTCCGCGGGCTCGTGGAGGAACGCCAGGCGAGCGTACGGGCTTGA